The genomic window GCGCTTTGACGTGCGGCACAGCATGTAAATTAACAATGATTCGCTATCGGTCGACGCGCTGCAGTGAAACATATTCAATAATACGTAGATACGCGTATAAGTAACTAAGCTGCTCGCAGCTTCACCTGAAATTTGCGTTGATAACATGTACTTAAATAAAGAAGTGATAATATGTAGCCAAGGTTCGAGATGCATACGGCACCATACCATATTTGTAGTTTTGCTATCTTTGCGTTCTTACCTACATTTAAGGACTTGCTGGACAAAGGAAACTATATTTGTAACAGATCCAGTAACAAGGCTGCAAAGTAAGCAGCTTCATTAATTTTGCATCGGCGAGATACAGACGAGTGAAAAGTGCGCAATCATGTAGACCAGTTTGTTCAGCCATATTACTACAGTCGACCACTGCACAGCCTGCACAGCATCTGGTTTAAGAGAACTTGAGTTAATCCTACATTGAGCGCCACGTAACTCTCGTATTTATAAACCTTGCCTTTCTCGTTTGTATGAGAAAAGCTACAAGCCTGCGGGTTCGTTGAAGTTGCCGTTCGTCAGAAACAAAACAAGCTGCTTTCAGACACTTGTTTCTTCGTCTTTTGCAGCACCTGACGCACACGAGTTGCGGTCGGTTAGACCGTGGTGGCATTCAGTGCGAAGGCATACATATCCTCGAAAACAAGCAAAGGTGAAAGGTTTCGAAAGAATACCGTACAAAGATGCATTGCGTCATTGGTAGAATTCGTAAAGCAATCGAATCTGGTTATATCCAGATTTTAAACAGCTTTATAACAGAGTGGCCGCTTATAGCTTGTCACAATTCGTACACGCATCGCCGGTCGcatttgattatttttgtttctttttatctctctttttaataAACAGCCAACGTTACGTGCGTGATTAATTAATCTGTACTGACGCGCACGTTGAGTCATTCATTAGCGTTACTTACTATCCAGAATCGTTCACCTAGTCGGCAAAGGTGACGAATGCCGATTGGATATATGCGCTATAGAAATAAATGTAAGGTACCATCAGTGCGGCGTATTGTGCGTAGgttttgaataaacaaacttCCCAACACGGCATCGTTTCCTGCCGTCTTCATCCGTAGTACCTTACGAATTTTATTCTTGCCGTTAACGTGCATGTCAATgcgaaaatcaaaatgcaAACGAAAACCCTTCAAGATATATGTGGCCACTGTATTTCGGGCTCAGCGTTATCCTCGATTTTAAAAGCTGTACAGAGGCTTGCCATTTGATCCGCAAATACCAAGAAGGAGAAGGATCACCAATCCGACACGTATTCCCCGAAGTCATTAAACACCCGTAAGCCGTTTACTACACCAGAAACTACCGGCCAGTATATATTTGATCTAAAAGATTATTTTTTGCCtcttttaattataaaacaactgaaaattttccacgaaTACGTTTTAGAGCGAACGACACGTTGATCTTCGATCAAAGAACTTGTAATGTATAGTGCGGAATTCTAATGGTCCGATACGACGGAGTTAGTTATCGTaaagttttcttctttcaattgCGAAAGCTTCTCACGGTGGTTTAATGTAAAAGTTAATCGTACCATCaacgaaatacaaaaactGTCAGCTGTCCGCTGCAAATCGGAATAGACGGAGCCGCTCGTTCGTCTTCTTCCCTCTGCCAGCTTAttcatttcgttatttatttttgcaccACGCGCGGTCTGCTTTCGCACAGCCTTGATTTCCTCCAGGCGTCCCTGAGGCTTCAGGCCTCGCAGAGTTGCGGACTAGCAACCGGTTCACTAGACTCGTGACTCGGTTAGTTGCCGTGCTgtctacatttttatttacctaCGGTTTGAATAGCTTTGCAGAATTTCTTTCAGCGTATGCGTCTCGTTTATAACACCTACACACATCACTCAATAGCTGCCTACTGCGCACATCCACATGTTTAGAGGCTGTAAACTCGACAAATGTTGATAATTCACACGTTACGACGACATATCCGTTACAAAACTTGAAACGGTTCTTGGATATTATCTAGGTATTGTTAATCATCGACACTTTGATGCGGATCATGTACGGGCAATTGTTGCACAAGGACAAATGAACAtctaaaaaataagaatattcTCTTGTGACAGCGCAATTTTGACTTGATTACAATTCATTACGATCCTCAATAACGACTATTTCCGTTTGTCAAAGAGGTGTGAAACAATTGACCATTATTATGATTAGATTTTAAAATGAACAGATAATCATTTCACACCATCATATGTAGTTATGTTTTTCTTGTCTTCGAATAGAGTTAATTAATGGTTCAAAGTTTCTCGCGCGGAAAATGTCGGCAACAGTTGAAACTAGGACAAACGGGAAACTTTTAGGACGGAAACGAAGCAACAGGTGGATTCCcaattgaaatttcacaataCCACGCGTACGTAAAGCAAATATTCCTGAATTTTGATAAATGTGCCTTTATTAGTTTTTCACTATCACAGTTGACGCTAAGCCCAATTACACAGTCTTCTATAGGTATGTTAAAGACTAATGTTAACAGGAATGATTATCATCTTTTTTCCAAGTTACATTTTACTGCGGGTACAGTTATCAATAAATGTAGTTGCCAGTATTTTTTTGAAGTCGTTTTATTAGCTTTCTTGATGGCTATGTTTATggaacgaaagtagccacAGATGCAAATGATCGCTGATGAATGACATCGTTTCATTCGTACGGCTCTATTTGTTCGTCAAAATTGATTAGAACATCTTTAGTAGGCGTATAAATGATGTTacagtaattttttaatttgttcattcatcttataattttttcgatttttatgagACTAACTGATTATGATTCACATTTCACTCCACAGCATAGTCTgtgattataataaatttcttaATTGCAATATGCAAAAACGATAAATATTCATGAACTGTTCGcatcagaaattttcaaactaaaAAGTTTGACAATTCGCgacacaaataaataaacgtgCATGATTATGAAGTAAAACAACAACACTATACACCTATAAGCAAAGATTACAATATTACGTGTGTGTAAGCTATAGAGatgaatatatgtaatagGTATGAATATAATGggtataatatatttagatAAGAGACTTTCACtgcataatatatgtatatgtatggcGTGCATGCatgataataaattgattaatataatataatatacattttaaaatgttgtaattttgtaaaatacatatataatagtcttgaattaaaacaaagctTCGTAGGTATGCTGCATGTATGTGTCGCAGTGTGCGGGTTAACAATGAAAGATGTTTTTAAATACAACGCAAAGAAGGTGCAGAGGTGGGGCAGAAGATGACTGTGAGAAACGTCACaatttacgaaaatataaaataattatttacagtAGATCCACTCTGAGTGTctggtcaatttttttcaacgtcaaattcaaatttctcttgctcgcatttgaaaatttaaaaaccgCAATACTGAGTAAGCGTTCTTAGGCAGAATCTACCGCACCGTTTTCGAATCGTCAGTGTCTGCAGAATCAATAGAGCTGTTGGATGCCCACGATTTTATATAATCAAGTCACGTGCATCACTTGACAGTTGCAGATTACTTTATGCCGTGGTTATGATCGCGTGCCGTTGAAATTGAAGCGATACggaagaatgaaaattgattaccTTTTCAAAGACAGTATCATGTATCTCAAAGATATTgcgtacgtgtatgtatatatgtgtaggTATTATGTGTAATAggtattatataaataaacgaagTCAGAAACCCTTAGGATAACGTAACAAGATACGATATAATGGTATAGAAGATACAACATATAATAGTGTGgtataatattcatatatatacgtctgtgtatgtatgtataattatatataattcgTTAAATATCATAGCATGGTCAATTCTCtaatcgttttaaaaattttcggacAAGGCCGTAAATTGTATACATCAACTATTAAAAGACTACAAGGTCTGTATAACTATCCTATAGATACTAAAAAGTTAGAACAGCTCATATGTGTGTTTACTATTGCTGAAATGACGGCGAAGACGGAAATCGGCCAATGTTGGGTTGGAAAATTTAATCGAAATGTCAAAAGCATGcaaataatcaatttcaagAATACCCTTCAAACCAACCACGACAAGTATCattctatttcaatttcaattatggTATTCCTGTATTATAGTACCAACACTCAAtagagttttattttttatccttagTAACTTGAAACCATTTATTGTTTTACCGCTTATCTCAATTGTATTGTACAATATGTATAGGTATCATGTattaaaatgtataatattaattttaagtaGGCACAGACATCAACCTATCAGATCTGACAATGATTAACATCAAGGACGACAGTATTTATATATCCTATCAATAAACCGGCtgcaaaaattcattcaaaagaaaaacaatgtttataatCCAAAACCGTTCGATTTTCGTTTAGTTTTGTTCGCATTTGCGAATAAGTTACTTCAATCCTCACTctcaaggaaaaaaaacagaaagaaaagtCTATATATAACCagatattgaattttcttgaTTAAATCTACTTCTTCCGTATCACGTATGCGGGTTTTTCTCCACATACGTTACGGATATATATAACTACAACGTTTCGGGTCCTCTCCAGCTTGTGTATTTAAAGTAACATCGAAACgcgatttcaattttacaaaccGTGTGTAGTCCATCCCCGCATGTTGGTTAgacaagtaaataaatatacgtacacTGTAACGTGcacatatattcatgtatCTAACTATATTAAAGCTGTTTTCAACCAATGAGGCTGTGaagattatattttcttcgaaAACCTTTCGCACCGTCTTCTAAAGATCTTGAAAATTACGACCAAGATAGCGTTTACAACAACGTATATCTTGTACGTATTAAATATACTCGAAAGTTAGCACGCATTTTTAACAGACTAGCGTTGATTGATTTAATCCAGCGCCTAACCACATGACAAATATAACATAATCTACTATAcgaataatcataataatgtaCGCTGCGTTCTCCCCataataatacatattaaCCCACCGTTCGCTTTCAAGCCGCGCTCAAATCTCTCGTCATAAgtatattaattaaatttttaacggaTGACAAATCTATATACTTCTACCTGCATATTTTCGCTACACTTTATATTTCCTAGCTTCTTTAAGTTTTATTTACTTCTTTTGTGTTATTTATATCGTACACGTCTTCGTGTTCTGCATGATTTGGGCGAGAGATTTGAACACGACCTAAAAACTAACTCCCCCTCCCcacccctccctcccccctcctccccTCGATGGCCGGCAAAGACACATCCCAAATACTCCTCTGCGTTATACCTGCAAATCTCCGTTCTTCCATAAATAGCGAGGCCCAAGCGCACGATTCCTTCCCTTTTTAGAAGCTTCCGCACTCGCGAAGAACGCGATTGCCGAGCGGCAGTGGCGGGCGGAAGTTGTTGATCACCTatgggagaagaaaaataaaaagaaattataatgACAATCACGGTAAGGCTTGTGAGAAAACAATTTCCGTATAGGATATGGGAAAAGTGAATGTCAACATTTGGTGACAACAATTTGTTGAGGATTATACGATACACAGTTAAAGTATAATAGTTGGAGTAACGATGTGATTGACGAACTTATTTATCATTCGGTTTCAGAATAGAAAATCACGCTCAGTGAATTTATGGATAACAATTAAATCGTTCGTACGATAGTGACGGAGAAAGAATCATTTATTCTTCGACTAATTGTACGTTGTGATTTAACTCGAAACCCGCACCTAATGCAGTTTGTAATCAATTCGCGGTTGATTgagattttcttcattttatagTCTTGCACATTATTCGCCTTgaacgtttttcttttacttctaTGCAACGACCGTTCTTCAATATTACGTTTTTAATAATACTGCTTCGGATTCTTTTTTCCGAGTACATCATGTTAATATTATCTTTTCATAGGCGTTTAATCAAACCAATGTACGAGTTTACATGTTATACAATAATCCGAGCTTATACGACGAGGTGCGTgcttataaataaataaacgtcCATGATTTCTACACACGTATCACGCCGGTTCACGATTCAAGTTCAACGGTCGTTTTTAAATCTCTGCACGACCGTGTAAGTGCCTCGTTTTTTCCTCTCGCCTTCTGTCGGATTCTCTTGTTTTTTGtgagtcttttttttttaacaagtaCTCCGAGTACAACTCTAATCTTACATAACATATCCAGCAGCGATGCGAGGCTATTAATGTCTTGGAATTTAATGCGATTACCGAGAATTTGGCACGTTTCGAGTTTTGTCTGCTGCTGTTTTTCCAATAACCGATCCAACGAATTTATCCGAGAAATTCACGTATATCATCATGTTCATCACTTCCGCCAAAGAGAAACTCGAGCTTAGgagaataataaaagtaaaaagaaatcaaTCGTGGTAGATTATATAAGGAAATAACTTACAGCTCCGTGATTCTCGTGACAGGGACATTCTTCGTCGCGCGTGAACTTCCTCAGGTTACGGAAGATGTTCAACTGATGGTGAGAGACCTCGATGTACTTCTTGAACAATATCCAAGTAACACTCTCGTTGCAGGGTGGTGTTGTCAGTGAGCCCAAATACGTCCAATACCCATTGTCGTCGGCTAAAgtcaaaagtgaaaagaaaacgCGTCTAAAATACTGTAGACaatttgttactttttttttttttttttttttatacaacgtCGGTTGAGAGTTGGCTGACGCAGGTTGTCtgcaattaattattaatttatgtCGTACCGcctattatacataatttaggTCGAATTACCGAAACATTCACAGTCGACACTATACAAAGACTATGCTAAAACCTAACGAGTCCTAATTTGTTAAAATGCGTACGAAGCAGGTTTGATGTTGTTACTGATAGCGACGAAGCGTAATAAAACAGTCATAAGTGTCTAAATACTCGTTTACAGCGCTGATCACCGGAAATGTTACGCAAAAGTTTCCATCGTTTTACTTTACAACTTCAACGAAACATTCGACGGTAATTTGATccatatatttgaaaaaaatggttttcTAGAAATGGGTTAATGCTTTTTATCACATTGTGAGACATTCGTGACCAACGCCTTGCCTCAAATTCGTACAATAGAGACATTATTTACTCACCTTGCAAATTGCACTTGCTCTCGTGCCGAATGATTCGATCTGCCCAACGCATGCAAGGGTTTAAGCATCTCTGGCTACCGGCTCGGCCACTGCGAGCTACTCGAGCACAATACGTCACAGATGCAGGGCACAAAGGTTAGTAAGTatgtaagtaagtaagtaagtaagtaagtgaATACAGGGAGTGATGGTGATACTGTTAAAGATTGAGGGGTGAAAATTGCAGGATGATTACACGAGTTACGagttatgaattattatacaacgTTATTATATACGTAGGATTGGAACAGTGACGGACCTTGACCTGGCTATCCGATCTAGCCGCCCGAACGTtgtatagttattattttaaataaaaggACAGTAACGCGTCTCGGGACATTCGCGTCGTACTTTTGGACACGTCCCGAGTCTTCGTGGTGtatattttgaatataatGTAATTGATCACTGCAAGGACAGATAATGACTACTGACCGTATCAATTGGCGCGAGAAAATCAATGTCAAAGAATATTGAAGGATAAGCGAGAGTAATTCCGAAATGAAATCAGGGCAGTATTTCAAAGTCAAGATTTGGATCATTCGACGTTCGATGATTCAAGCACGACGTATTACCGTGGCATGAAACCttgatttcaatttgtttcaaaagtttttcctCGAGTTCCGTAAAGATCGGTATGTAACGCTTGTACATGTAAGAAAGGCGAGTTTTATTTAAAGAATGGACGAAAAACAAGATAACTGCCACAACGGGGGACAATCCGAGTAAAAACTGTATCCGCGTACAATTTCTGTCCATTATGTAATCCGCAAAAACTACTTTTCACTTAGGTTTATAGAAAATAAAGTTTGCAAGTATGTAAAGAAACAATTCTATAAATGTAATGTGTGGTTACATAATGTCGtccattgaaaatttgaaaaattaccaaTTCGCTTTTACGCAAATTACACATAATTACATTAGCAGGGTTGCCAAATTTTCATGCGTTAAATTACTGCCACTATAATTCGTCAATATTACAGGAACGAATCATGCCTAAGACGACGGGAACTGAATAAGAGAAAAtgggaagtttttttttttttagtttcataCTTTTAAATCAATCGCAAGCAGGATATACGATGGTTGAAAATAGAGAGGattaggaagaaaaattagGGTGGAGAATAAGTTTGGCGAAATGTACGAGGTAACTAACATTTAAGAAAGGTGAACTTACCGGGTAACAGCTTGCTAGGATCGATGTTTTCCGTGATTTTAACGACTTCGTCGCGGTGAGAGACGTACGGCAGAAGACGAGCGATCTTGTCCATCTCCTCGTGGGTCTTTCCCACCTGAAACCGAGAAAGAAACCCGTGATCGATCGATCTCtatattcaaaattacatattaattatatacgaaacgaaaaaatgattCTGACAGCAAGCCCCGTGCGGTCAGCTTTAAGACACGTAAAAACCGCATGTggttattttatattcaacaCCTTGTAAGGACATTTATAGGTACCACGAACAGCGATACGTTGAATTTAAGTCTTATCGGATAATTGAGACATATAAGTATAGAGGTGGAATAATGGAATGCGGCATTTGCAAATTTATCGCTTATCAATTACCCTTTATTCAATTAGCACCGACGGATCGCATACATGTGCAGAACAATGGCGCGGGATGGACGTTCGGGCAGAGAGACGACCTCGGCACATGGGCGAAGGATCGTAAAC from Neodiprion lecontei isolate iyNeoLeco1 chromosome 1, iyNeoLeco1.1, whole genome shotgun sequence includes these protein-coding regions:
- the LOC107220134 gene encoding carbonic anhydrase 2 isoform X1, with amino-acid sequence MAGMNEWGYSTVDGPSTWVERYPMAAGSRQSPVNIETFRAKSDHEALSSKPLSWRYPATASKKLVNPGYCWRIDTDGDGTLLTGGPLMDDVYKLEQYHCHWGCSDSRGSEHTVDGQAFAGELHLVHWNTTKYNTFAEAAKAPDGLAVLGVFLKVGKTHEEMDKIARLLPYVSHRDEVVKITENIDPSKLLPARSGRAGSQRCLNPCMRWADRIIRHESKCNLQADDNGYWTYLGSLTTPPCNESVTWILFKKYIEVSHHQLNIFRNLRKFTRDEECPCHENHGAVINNFRPPLPLGNRVLRECGSF